The Acetivibrio saccincola genome window below encodes:
- a CDS encoding spore germination protein codes for MANLKKFLQNVFLFKEPEEKEAFILEETRQEKEELIEETRQEKEELRSTDSKKGGIISSFFSPKGKKEDESDELEEVSKDINKNLEYIKKTYNYPDNGDLIIREFKVVAKDKNLDAFIVLFDGMVDSNIVDSHILKPLMLLSNVEVKGKEKDLAQYINNHLISHSQVKMTKKMNDVIEEVNFGGAGLFIDEIDCAFACDVKGWVQRQVDKPITEIVIRGPQEAFTEGLRINTALVRKTLKDENLVVENFKVGRRSKTPCALMYIKDIANESLVEEARRRLNNINVDFIFDSGELEQLLEDSTFLPQPQMLSTERPDRTANMIAQGRLAILMHGSPFALIMPITNSDLLHSPEDAYVRFPYSNLFRIVRFVAVILSLLLPGLYVAITNFHHEMIPTDLLIAIESSREAVPFPSVMEILIMEFAFELIREAGIRIPGPIGPTLGIIGALILGQAAVAANIVSPILIIIVAVTGIGSFAVPNFAHAFSFRILRFVYIILAALTGFLGITLGIFVHGIILVSSKSFGVPFMAPLGPRTSDGVTDKLLRSPIWKQENRPDYLNVQKQRKQPKISREWAEREKKKR; via the coding sequence TTGGCGAATTTAAAAAAATTCCTGCAAAATGTTTTTTTATTTAAAGAACCTGAAGAAAAAGAAGCCTTTATTTTAGAAGAGACAAGGCAAGAAAAAGAAGAACTTATAGAAGAAACAAGGCAAGAAAAAGAAGAACTTAGAAGTACCGATAGTAAAAAAGGGGGAATAATAAGCAGTTTTTTTTCACCTAAAGGCAAAAAAGAAGATGAATCTGATGAATTAGAGGAAGTAAGCAAGGATATAAATAAGAATTTGGAATATATAAAAAAAACGTACAACTATCCTGATAACGGGGATCTTATAATAAGAGAATTTAAAGTGGTGGCAAAGGATAAGAATCTCGATGCATTTATAGTTTTATTTGACGGGATGGTTGATTCAAATATAGTGGATTCTCACATTTTAAAACCCCTTATGCTTCTTTCAAATGTTGAAGTGAAGGGAAAAGAAAAGGATTTGGCCCAGTATATAAATAATCACCTGATTTCTCACAGCCAAGTAAAAATGACAAAAAAAATGAATGATGTCATAGAGGAGGTAAACTTCGGGGGAGCAGGGCTTTTTATCGATGAAATAGACTGTGCCTTTGCATGTGATGTAAAGGGGTGGGTACAGAGGCAGGTGGACAAACCTATAACAGAAATTGTTATAAGAGGTCCTCAGGAAGCATTTACAGAGGGTTTGAGAATAAATACCGCCCTTGTAAGAAAGACTTTGAAGGATGAGAATCTGGTGGTTGAAAATTTTAAAGTTGGCAGAAGAAGTAAAACTCCATGTGCCCTTATGTATATTAAGGATATTGCCAATGAGTCCTTAGTTGAAGAAGCCAGGAGAAGGCTTAATAATATAAATGTAGATTTCATTTTTGATTCAGGAGAGCTAGAACAGCTTTTAGAAGACAGTACATTTTTACCCCAGCCTCAAATGTTGTCAACAGAGAGACCTGACAGAACTGCAAATATGATTGCCCAGGGGAGGCTGGCTATTCTTATGCATGGAAGTCCCTTTGCCCTTATAATGCCTATAACCAACAGTGACCTTCTTCACTCACCGGAAGATGCATATGTAAGGTTTCCCTATTCTAACCTTTTCAGGATTGTAAGATTTGTTGCAGTTATACTGTCCCTGCTTTTACCCGGTCTTTATGTTGCAATAACTAATTTTCACCATGAAATGATTCCAACAGACCTTTTAATTGCTATTGAGTCATCAAGGGAGGCAGTACCCTTTCCCTCTGTTATGGAAATTCTTATAATGGAGTTTGCCTTTGAACTTATAAGAGAGGCGGGTATTAGAATTCCAGGTCCTATAGGTCCTACCCTTGGTATTATCGGTGCATTAATTTTAGGTCAAGCTGCAGTTGCTGCAAATATTGTAAGCCCAATACTTATAATTATAGTTGCTGTTACAGGAATAGGGTCTTTTGCAGTACCTAATTTTGCCCATGCTTTTTCATTCAGGATATTAAGGTTTGTATACATTATATTGGCCGCACTTACAGGATTTTTAGGAATTACTTTGGGCATTTTTGTACATGGGATAATACTGGTGAGTTCAAAATCCTTTGGTGTGCCTTTTATGGCACCACTAGGTCCTAGAACAAGTGACGGGGTTACAGATAAGCTTTTAAGAAGTCCCATTTGGAAACAGGAAAATCGACCGGATTATCTTAATGTACAGAAACAAAGAAAACAGCCTAAAATTTCAAGGGAATGGGCAGAGAGAGAAAAAAAGAAGCGTTAA
- a CDS encoding 3D domain-containing protein, whose protein sequence is MSNDEASLSGPLRRSRKHRFFKRFLTYFLFAAVGILTVINLSIYSWYSETKKNYQEAFLKAENASYENSNLTAENEALKNDYNLLKKEYEKILKQNEEISELIQELKDKNEELEKINKELVEDNIELQNSLKTAASIGIKPQSYTNFEGISTRGSIERGEYIGKFLGTFYTPSAAECGNNKGITRSGHPIIPGISVAIDEEYWPFGTIFYIKGLGYTVAMDTGSAIKGKYRFDFAVFDKDFANKMGKSYWDVYLVKLGNGKIEDISF, encoded by the coding sequence ATGTCAAATGATGAGGCATCATTAAGCGGGCCTCTAAGGCGTAGTAGAAAGCACCGGTTTTTTAAAAGGTTTTTGACGTATTTTTTGTTTGCAGCTGTAGGTATTCTTACGGTAATTAATTTAAGTATATACAGCTGGTATAGCGAAACTAAAAAAAATTATCAGGAAGCTTTTTTAAAGGCGGAGAATGCATCTTATGAAAACAGCAATTTAACAGCTGAAAATGAAGCTTTAAAAAATGACTACAATCTCTTAAAGAAAGAATACGAAAAAATTTTAAAGCAAAATGAAGAAATATCAGAACTTATACAAGAATTGAAAGATAAAAATGAGGAATTAGAAAAAATCAATAAGGAACTTGTTGAGGACAATATAGAACTTCAAAATTCTCTAAAAACCGCTGCCTCAATTGGCATTAAACCTCAAAGCTACACAAATTTTGAAGGAATAAGTACCAGAGGCAGTATAGAAAGAGGGGAGTATATAGGAAAATTCCTTGGCACTTTCTATACGCCAAGTGCAGCAGAATGCGGCAACAATAAAGGTATCACCAGATCAGGGCACCCTATAATACCAGGAATATCCGTTGCAATTGATGAAGAATACTGGCCCTTTGGAACAATCTTTTATATTAAAGGTTTGGGATATACAGTGGCTATGGACACCGGAAGCGCCATAAAGGGAAAATATAGGTTTGATTTTGCGGTATTTGATAAAGACTTTGCAAATAAAATGGGAAAATCCTATTGGGATGTTTACCTAGTTAAATTAGGAAATGGTAAAATAGAAGACATTTCCTTTTAA
- a CDS encoding DUF1186 domain-containing protein yields the protein MELKIFKGYERFDDLYPSEQVKYALEHKDEAIPELLYILEYTVNNAEKLYKDNKYLIHFPAIYLLAYFREKRAYKGIIQLLSFRDEVVYGLLGDIVTEELKNILASVCDGDINPLKGIIENSMIDEFIRCEALEALLVLLNEEELKREELVFYFKELMNGKLEKDYSYIWEVLPYCCGLIHPKGLIGDIEQAIRDRKIDGFLVDWDLLDNNLKKTSREVLRELKEEKKYFFIDKEDVLSLEEWIGGFILNDEYDDNDEYYANDYYDDEFYKFSQFPDEEWLRNEGMHYIEDEEIEEGGFDCGEEFEEEYCDKLISIPFVKCSKEQLNELCSCGSGKKYKNCCLRRRKNK from the coding sequence ATGGAGCTAAAAATATTCAAAGGATATGAAAGGTTTGATGACCTCTATCCTTCTGAACAAGTAAAATATGCTTTAGAACACAAGGATGAAGCAATACCGGAACTTCTATATATACTGGAGTACACTGTAAATAATGCAGAGAAACTATATAAAGATAATAAATACTTAATTCACTTTCCAGCCATTTACTTGCTGGCGTATTTTCGTGAAAAAAGGGCATATAAAGGGATTATACAGCTTCTAAGCTTCAGGGATGAAGTTGTTTACGGGCTGCTTGGGGATATAGTGACAGAGGAGCTGAAAAACATTTTGGCATCGGTGTGTGATGGGGATATAAATCCATTAAAAGGAATAATTGAAAACTCCATGATTGATGAGTTTATCAGATGTGAAGCATTAGAAGCCCTTTTAGTATTGTTAAATGAAGAAGAATTAAAAAGAGAAGAACTGGTTTTTTATTTTAAAGAACTTATGAATGGGAAGCTTGAAAAAGACTACAGTTATATATGGGAAGTTTTACCTTACTGCTGCGGGTTAATTCACCCTAAGGGACTTATTGGCGATATTGAACAGGCAATAAGGGATAGGAAAATAGATGGTTTTTTGGTGGATTGGGATTTATTAGACAATAATTTAAAAAAGACTTCCAGGGAAGTATTAAGGGAGCTTAAAGAGGAAAAAAAATATTTTTTTATTGATAAAGAAGATGTTCTTTCATTGGAAGAATGGATTGGCGGATTTATTTTAAATGATGAGTATGATGATAATGATGAGTATTATGCCAATGATTATTATGATGATGAATTTTATAAATTTTCACAATTCCCGGATGAAGAATGGCTTAGAAATGAAGGAATGCATTATATAGAAGATGAAGAAATTGAGGAAGGCGGATTTGACTGCGGGGAAGAATTTGAAGAAGAGTATTGTGATAAATTAATCAGCATACCTTTTGTTAAATGCAGCAAGGAACAGCTAAATGAGCTGTGTTCTTGCGGAAGTGGTAAAAAGTACAAAAACTGCTGCTTAAGGAGAAGAAAAAATAAGTGA
- the eam gene encoding glutamate 2,3-aminomutase, which yields MEMQCRSKREFALKRAEELKERIKDYNDVKDTIPRGMSPFQEEKILEKKKKILSLLNATEEDWNNWKWQMKNRISNVDLLSKIIKLKDSEIEAIKKVEKKFRWAISPYYASLIDDNPLNPVKLQSVPSYCELDTANGLFDPMGEEYTNPAGSITRRYPDRLIINTTNVCAMYCRHCQRRRNIGTLDKHTPKELLKESIEYIKNNPEIRDVLITGGDPLTLSDSALDRLLEEVYSIPTVECIRLGSRTLVTMPQRITDDLINILKKYPPIYLNTHFNHPLEVTKEAKAACDKLADNGIVLGNQAVLLNGVNNDKYVMRLLNHELLKCRVRPYYIFHAKPVAGTTHFNTSIDDGIEIIEYLRGYTSGLAVPTYILNAPGGNGKTPIAPEYVISRGKNTVKIRTWEGKVLEHPNYPTKDIKI from the coding sequence ATGGAAATGCAATGTAGAAGCAAAAGAGAATTTGCCTTAAAAAGGGCTGAGGAACTTAAAGAACGTATTAAAGACTATAATGATGTAAAAGACACAATACCTCGTGGAATGTCTCCTTTCCAGGAAGAAAAAATATTAGAAAAAAAGAAAAAAATCCTCTCTCTTTTAAATGCAACTGAAGAGGATTGGAACAACTGGAAATGGCAAATGAAAAACAGAATAAGCAATGTAGATTTACTTTCAAAAATCATCAAATTAAAGGACTCTGAAATTGAAGCTATTAAAAAAGTTGAAAAAAAATTCAGATGGGCAATATCTCCTTATTATGCCTCTTTAATAGATGACAACCCCCTTAACCCTGTAAAACTCCAATCAGTACCTTCCTACTGTGAATTAGACACTGCCAATGGGCTTTTTGACCCTATGGGGGAAGAATATACAAATCCTGCCGGATCTATAACAAGGAGATATCCGGACAGGTTAATTATAAACACCACCAATGTCTGCGCCATGTACTGCAGGCACTGCCAGAGGAGAAGAAATATCGGCACTTTAGATAAGCATACACCAAAAGAACTGCTTAAAGAATCAATAGAATACATTAAAAACAACCCTGAAATAAGGGATGTTCTGATAACAGGCGGTGACCCCCTTACACTGTCTGATTCTGCACTTGACAGGCTTTTAGAAGAAGTTTATTCAATACCTACAGTTGAATGCATAAGACTTGGGTCAAGAACATTAGTCACAATGCCTCAAAGAATTACAGATGATTTAATTAATATTTTGAAAAAATACCCCCCTATTTATCTTAATACTCATTTTAACCACCCGTTGGAAGTTACTAAAGAGGCAAAGGCAGCTTGTGATAAGCTTGCAGATAATGGAATTGTTTTAGGGAACCAAGCGGTTCTTTTAAATGGTGTAAACAACGACAAATACGTTATGCGCCTTTTAAATCACGAGCTTTTAAAATGCAGGGTACGCCCCTATTATATCTTCCATGCAAAACCTGTTGCCGGAACAACGCACTTTAACACTTCAATTGATGACGGCATTGAAATAATTGAATACTTACGGGGCTATACATCCGGTCTTGCAGTACCAACTTATATTTTGAATGCACCGGGTGGAAATGGTAAAACCCCAATTGCACCGGAGTATGTTATATCCAGAGGCAAAAATACTGTGAAAATCAGGACTTGGGAAGGAAAGGTACTTGAGCATCCAAATTATCCTACCAAGGATATAAAAATTTAA
- the rnhA gene encoding ribonuclease HI, producing the protein MEEVTIYTDGACLDNPNGPGGYGAVLLHEKNGKVYKKELSGGFKNTTNNRMELMAVIVALEALKRPCNVKVYSDSKYIVDAINLGWVDKWKKFDWHRSASRKSKVKNIDLWKRLLNAMDSHNVQFEWVKGHAGIDLNERCDELATKAAEGKNLPEDVRPEEEEEQEQIKMDI; encoded by the coding sequence TTGGAGGAAGTTACAATTTATACAGACGGGGCTTGTCTGGACAATCCCAATGGTCCCGGCGGGTACGGGGCGGTTTTGTTACATGAGAAAAATGGAAAAGTCTACAAAAAAGAACTATCCGGAGGTTTTAAAAACACAACCAATAACAGAATGGAGTTAATGGCAGTAATTGTTGCATTGGAAGCATTAAAAAGGCCTTGTAATGTAAAGGTATACTCTGATTCTAAGTATATTGTTGATGCCATTAACTTAGGCTGGGTGGACAAGTGGAAAAAGTTTGACTGGCATAGAAGTGCAAGTAGAAAGTCAAAGGTAAAAAATATAGATTTGTGGAAAAGGCTGCTTAATGCCATGGACTCTCACAATGTGCAATTCGAATGGGTGAAAGGACATGCGGGCATTGACTTAAATGAAAGATGTGATGAGCTTGCCACAAAAGCTGCAGAGGGTAAAAATTTGCCGGAGGATGTAAGACCTGAAGAGGAGGAAGAACAAGAACAGATAAAAATGGATATATAA
- a CDS encoding anaerobic ribonucleoside-triphosphate reductase activating protein, with protein MKIKALEKNSFVDYPGHLSCVVFTQGCNMNCFYCHNKPLISNEEVKDGIGCEEVLDFLSKRQKFIDAVVISGGEPTLQNGLEDFTRDVRKMGFKVKLDTNGTNPEVVENLISKKLVDYVAMDIKAPLKRYEEFCKVKTDINCIKKSIAILMEGAVDYEFRTTLAPGLGVADILDISEEIKGAKSYIIQRCRMPDGAWFNPAPFTDAIKSISKTVKNIGMRGIEISA; from the coding sequence ATGAAAATAAAAGCTTTAGAAAAAAACTCATTTGTAGACTATCCCGGTCATTTGTCCTGTGTTGTTTTTACCCAGGGATGCAATATGAATTGTTTTTACTGCCACAACAAGCCTTTAATAAGCAATGAAGAGGTTAAAGATGGCATTGGCTGTGAGGAAGTTTTGGACTTTCTTTCAAAAAGGCAAAAATTTATAGATGCAGTTGTTATAAGTGGCGGTGAACCTACACTGCAAAACGGACTTGAGGATTTTACAAGGGATGTAAGGAAAATGGGTTTTAAGGTAAAGCTTGACACCAATGGCACTAATCCTGAAGTAGTTGAAAATCTTATATCCAAAAAACTTGTTGACTATGTGGCCATGGACATAAAAGCTCCTCTTAAGAGGTATGAGGAATTTTGCAAAGTTAAGACAGATATTAATTGTATAAAAAAAAGTATAGCTATTTTAATGGAGGGTGCTGTGGATTATGAATTCAGGACTACCCTTGCCCCGGGGCTTGGTGTAGCTGATATTCTGGATATATCTGAAGAAATAAAAGGTGCCAAATCATATATAATTCAAAGGTGCAGGATGCCTGACGGTGCCTGGTTTAATCCTGCACCTTTTACTGATGCTATAAAAAGCATTAGTAAAACAGTTAAAAACATTGGTATGAGGGGAATTGAAATTAGTGCCTGA
- a CDS encoding ribonucleoside triphosphate reductase, translating to MITKIIKRDGRYEKFQPEKITWAIFKAANACGGNDFSLAENLSRQVVKMAEEIYKDREPEVEEIQDIVEKVLIENGHAKTAKAYILYREKRRSARNLNALVGATIEMFSNYLGDRDWYIQENANTQKSINGLNNYVRESFTKKYWLHEIYPAEVREAHESGECHIHDLGFFGPYCAGWDLRQLLLDGFGGVYGKVESKPAKHLRSFLGQIVNSTFTTQGETAGAQAWSSIDTYCAPFIRYDNMTYEQVKQCIQEFIFNINVPTRVGFQCPFSNLTFDIKVPSTLKDHPVIIGGKYMDETYGDFQEEMDMFNKAFCSVMLEGDAKGRVFTFPIPTINITKDFDWDNPVVDEFMKITCKYGIPYFANYVNSDLSPEDAVSMCCRLRLDTTELRKRGGGLFGSNPLTGSIGVFTINLPRIGYLSKSKSEFKARLWRIANIGKTSLEIKRKIIEQQSEKGLYPYSTHFLRNIKERTNEYWYNHFSTIGIVGMNEALLNFMGKDIGTKEGLEFATEIMNYLRDILIDFQNETGHFYNLEATPAESTSYRLAKLDKERYPDIITAGYDVPYYTNSSQLPVDYTDDIFEVIELQDELQSLYTGGTVQHLYLGESIEDIEVCKNLIKKVFTNYKMPYISITPTFSICKNHGYLKGEQFKCPVCNEETEVWSRVTGYLRPVKNYNIGKKEEYFTRKKFILKEKVS from the coding sequence ATGATTACAAAAATAATAAAAAGAGATGGAAGATATGAGAAGTTTCAGCCTGAAAAAATAACCTGGGCGATTTTTAAAGCTGCCAACGCCTGTGGAGGAAATGATTTTTCTTTAGCGGAAAATTTAAGCAGGCAGGTTGTAAAAATGGCAGAGGAGATTTATAAGGACAGGGAGCCTGAAGTGGAAGAAATTCAGGACATTGTTGAAAAGGTATTGATTGAAAACGGTCATGCCAAAACAGCCAAAGCATACATATTGTACAGGGAAAAAAGAAGAAGTGCCCGCAATTTAAATGCTTTGGTGGGTGCCACAATAGAAATGTTTTCAAATTATCTTGGAGACAGGGATTGGTATATCCAGGAAAATGCAAACACTCAAAAGAGCATCAACGGTTTAAATAATTACGTCAGGGAAAGCTTTACTAAAAAGTACTGGCTTCATGAAATTTATCCTGCAGAAGTAAGGGAAGCCCATGAAAGCGGGGAATGCCACATACATGATTTGGGTTTTTTTGGTCCATATTGTGCCGGCTGGGATTTAAGGCAGCTTCTTTTAGATGGTTTTGGCGGCGTATATGGCAAAGTTGAAAGTAAGCCGGCAAAGCATCTAAGGTCTTTTTTGGGGCAAATAGTAAACTCCACTTTTACAACCCAGGGGGAGACGGCAGGGGCTCAGGCCTGGTCAAGTATTGACACATATTGTGCTCCCTTTATACGTTACGATAATATGACATATGAGCAGGTTAAGCAGTGTATCCAGGAATTTATTTTCAATATAAATGTACCTACAAGGGTAGGGTTCCAGTGCCCTTTTTCCAACCTTACATTTGACATTAAAGTGCCTTCCACATTAAAAGACCATCCTGTGATAATAGGCGGCAAATACATGGATGAAACATACGGTGATTTTCAAGAGGAAATGGATATGTTCAACAAGGCTTTTTGCAGCGTTATGCTTGAAGGGGATGCAAAAGGCAGGGTGTTTACATTTCCAATACCCACTATAAATATAACAAAGGATTTTGATTGGGATAATCCTGTAGTGGATGAGTTTATGAAAATAACCTGTAAGTACGGTATTCCTTACTTTGCCAACTATGTAAATTCAGATTTGTCACCTGAAGATGCGGTATCAATGTGCTGCCGTTTACGCCTTGATACAACTGAACTTCGCAAAAGAGGAGGAGGTCTTTTTGGAAGCAATCCTCTGACAGGTTCTATAGGAGTATTTACAATAAACTTACCTAGAATTGGGTATCTTTCCAAATCTAAAAGCGAGTTTAAAGCAAGGCTTTGGAGAATCGCCAATATAGGCAAGACATCTCTTGAAATAAAGAGAAAAATAATTGAGCAGCAGTCAGAAAAAGGTCTTTATCCTTATTCAACCCACTTTTTAAGAAACATAAAGGAAAGAACCAATGAGTATTGGTACAATCATTTCAGCACCATAGGAATAGTTGGTATGAATGAGGCGCTATTAAATTTCATGGGTAAAGACATAGGTACCAAAGAGGGCTTGGAGTTTGCAACGGAAATTATGAATTACTTAAGGGATATTCTGATTGATTTTCAAAATGAAACAGGGCATTTTTATAATCTTGAAGCAACTCCGGCAGAGAGTACTTCCTACAGGCTGGCAAAGCTTGATAAAGAAAGATATCCAGATATTATAACTGCAGGGTATGATGTGCCATACTATACCAATTCTTCACAGCTTCCTGTAGATTACACTGACGATATTTTTGAAGTGATAGAGCTTCAGGACGAACTGCAGTCACTGTATACAGGTGGGACAGTACAGCACCTTTATTTAGGGGAAAGCATAGAGGATATTGAGGTATGTAAAAATTTAATTAAAAAAGTGTTTACAAACTACAAAATGCCTTATATCTCCATTACACCTACATTCAGCATCTGTAAAAACCATGGATATTTAAAGGGAGAGCAGTTTAAGTGCCCTGTATGCAATGAGGAAACTGAAGTGTGGTCCAGAGTAACCGGGTATTTAAGACCTGTAAAAAACTATAACATAGGCAAAAAAGAGGAATATTTTACAAGGAAAAAGTTTATACTTAAGGAGAAGGTGTCATGA
- a CDS encoding homocysteine S-methyltransferase family protein, with translation MGKVSFRDFIKNNIVILDGATGTELQKRGMPLGVSPEKWALENPKILMDIQKSYIQAGSNVVYTCTFGGNRLKLAEFGLEDKVVEINRELAKISKEAAGDSAYVAGDISATGQFIEPFGDMPFEEAVEIYKEQVKGLLDGGVDLFIIETMVDIQEARAALIAVKESCNLPVCVSMTFDESKRTLTGTDPITALITLQSLGADVVGCNCSTGPEDMIEVIKEMKAYAKVPLLAKPNAGLPRLVNGKTEFDMDALEFSSYVKDLVEAGVNLLGGCCGTSPLYIEKIKENAKNLKPKAPCPKKVSCVTSARKTVFSGFDEPVIVVGERINPTGKKKLQEELKEGKKSEIRRFAFEQVEKGADILDVNVGMPGIDEKKTMVETLQFLSTIVEAPLCIDSSSYEVIEAALRVYPGRAIINSISAEKKKIEKLLPIAAKYGAMFILLPLNDEGVPEASQERCKIIEYVYKRALEYCFEKEDIIVDGLVMTVSSDQNAALETLKVIEWCRNEFGIGSILGLSNVSFGLPERNWINTAFLSMAIGRGLTMAIANPSSEILMSIKMACDVLMVKDKNSAKYIEKFGGKKSTKEKAVEKAEEKPHLSTLDKIYNAVLTGDRENIKELIDAAIKEGNEPSKIVDDYLIPAITKVGDLYDKREYFLPQLIQSAQTMKEAFGIVEPLLIKGDRKENKKCVVLATVKGDIHDIGKNIVGLMLRNYGFKVIDLGKDVMSEKIVETAKRENAHIIGLSALMTTTMVEMREVVKLAKKEGVKAKIMIGGAVVDSDYAKEIGADGYSEDAYAAVKLAEKLSAF, from the coding sequence ATGGGAAAAGTGTCATTTAGGGATTTTATCAAAAACAATATAGTTATTTTAGACGGTGCCACAGGAACTGAGCTTCAAAAAAGGGGTATGCCTTTAGGGGTTTCTCCCGAAAAGTGGGCACTGGAAAATCCTAAAATTTTAATGGATATTCAAAAAAGCTACATACAAGCAGGTTCTAATGTTGTGTACACCTGCACCTTTGGCGGGAACAGATTAAAACTTGCTGAGTTTGGATTAGAAGACAAGGTAGTGGAAATAAACAGGGAATTGGCTAAAATTTCAAAGGAGGCAGCAGGGGACAGTGCGTATGTTGCAGGGGATATTTCGGCAACAGGTCAGTTTATAGAGCCCTTTGGGGACATGCCCTTTGAAGAAGCCGTTGAAATATACAAAGAACAGGTAAAAGGGCTTTTAGATGGCGGAGTGGACTTATTTATAATTGAAACAATGGTTGACATCCAGGAGGCAAGGGCGGCTCTTATAGCCGTTAAGGAAAGCTGCAATTTGCCTGTATGTGTCAGCATGACATTTGATGAAAGCAAAAGAACTTTAACGGGAACAGACCCCATAACCGCCCTTATAACCCTTCAAAGCCTTGGGGCGGATGTTGTGGGATGCAACTGTTCAACAGGTCCTGAAGATATGATAGAAGTTATAAAGGAAATGAAGGCATATGCAAAAGTGCCCCTTTTGGCAAAGCCTAATGCCGGTCTTCCAAGGCTTGTAAACGGAAAGACGGAGTTTGACATGGACGCATTGGAATTTTCATCATATGTGAAAGATTTAGTAGAAGCAGGTGTTAACCTTTTAGGGGGCTGCTGCGGCACATCACCCCTATATATAGAAAAAATTAAAGAAAATGCTAAAAACCTTAAACCAAAGGCACCTTGCCCTAAAAAAGTAAGCTGTGTTACATCAGCCAGAAAAACGGTTTTTTCAGGATTTGATGAACCGGTTATTGTGGTAGGGGAAAGGATAAACCCCACAGGAAAGAAGAAGCTTCAGGAAGAGCTTAAAGAGGGGAAGAAAAGCGAAATCAGAAGGTTTGCATTTGAACAGGTTGAAAAGGGTGCAGATATACTTGATGTAAATGTGGGTATGCCGGGAATAGATGAAAAGAAAACCATGGTTGAAACCCTCCAGTTTCTTTCAACTATTGTTGAAGCACCCCTTTGTATTGACTCCTCTTCTTATGAGGTTATAGAGGCGGCACTTAGAGTATACCCCGGAAGGGCCATAATTAACTCTATTTCCGCTGAAAAGAAAAAGATAGAAAAGCTGCTTCCCATAGCTGCCAAATACGGTGCTATGTTTATTCTCCTTCCTTTAAACGATGAAGGAGTGCCTGAGGCTTCTCAAGAAAGATGTAAGATAATTGAGTATGTTTATAAAAGGGCATTGGAATATTGTTTTGAAAAAGAAGATATAATAGTTGACGGCCTTGTTATGACGGTGTCATCAGACCAGAATGCTGCTTTAGAGACGCTGAAGGTAATAGAATGGTGCAGAAATGAATTTGGCATAGGTTCAATTTTAGGTCTTTCCAATGTATCCTTTGGACTTCCGGAAAGAAACTGGATTAATACCGCCTTTCTTTCCATGGCAATAGGAAGAGGTCTTACAATGGCTATAGCAAATCCTTCAAGTGAAATATTAATGAGTATAAAAATGGCCTGTGATGTCCTTATGGTAAAGGACAAAAACAGTGCTAAGTATATAGAAAAGTTTGGCGGCAAAAAAAGTACAAAGGAAAAGGCTGTAGAAAAAGCAGAAGAAAAACCACATTTAAGTACATTGGATAAAATATATAATGCTGTGCTTACAGGGGACAGGGAAAACATAAAAGAACTTATTGATGCTGCAATAAAAGAAGGAAATGAGCCTTCAAAAATAGTTGATGATTATTTAATTCCTGCAATAACAAAAGTGGGGGATTTATACGATAAAAGAGAATATTTTCTTCCACAGCTTATTCAAAGTGCCCAGACAATGAAGGAGGCATTTGGTATTGTAGAGCCCCTTCTTATAAAAGGTGATAGAAAGGAAAATAAAAAATGTGTGGTGCTTGCAACGGTTAAAGGGGATATACACGATATAGGAAAGAACATTGTGGGCCTTATGCTTAGAAACTACGGCTTTAAAGTAATTGATTTGGGAAAGGATGTAATGAGTGAAAAGATAGTTGAGACAGCAAAAAGAGAAAATGCTCACATTATAGGACTTTCTGCCCTCATGACAACCACCATGGTGGAAATGAGGGAAGTTGTAAAACTTGCTAAAAAAGAAGGGGTAAAGGCAAAAATAATGATTGGCGGGGCTGTTGTAGACTCTGATTATGCAAAAGAAATCGGGGCAGACGGGTATTCAGAAGATGCATATGCTGCAGTAAAACTTGCGGAAAAACTTTCAGCTTTTTAA